In Spirochaetota bacterium, one DNA window encodes the following:
- a CDS encoding class I SAM-dependent methyltransferase: MTNSEKYQEGWEKIYSVQNNPFDIEEPLEWVVELENSGKIKGTVFDVGCGAGHNSIFLAKKGYKVFGTDLILKGAIERAIKKAQLNQANATFFSGNICELKGYDNTFDTIIDIGCFHSLDKEDYHLYADALFRSCKQYATIFMRAFSDKNLEKSSEYAGPVVSGKDINETFSNNWSIKNLIHKEIEIKLSDTEKPKLYVWFAEIEVIK; this comes from the coding sequence ATGACAAATTCTGAAAAATATCAAGAAGGATGGGAGAAAATTTATTCAGTTCAAAATAATCCTTTTGATATTGAGGAACCACTTGAATGGGTAGTTGAGTTAGAAAATTCTGGAAAAATTAAAGGAACTGTTTTTGATGTTGGGTGTGGTGCAGGTCACAATTCTATTTTTCTTGCAAAAAAAGGATATAAAGTATTTGGTACTGATCTTATTTTAAAAGGAGCAATTGAGCGTGCAATAAAAAAAGCACAATTAAACCAGGCTAATGCAACTTTTTTTTCAGGTAATATTTGTGAATTGAAAGGATATGATAATACATTTGATACAATAATTGACATTGGCTGTTTTCATTCACTTGACAAAGAAGATTATCATTTATATGCAGATGCTTTATTTAGATCATGCAAACAGTATGCAACTATTTTTATGCGTGCTTTTTCTGATAAAAACCTTGAAAAATCATCAGAGTATGCTGGTCCTGTAGTAAGTGGAAAAGATATAAATGAAACTTTTTCTAATAACTGGTCTATTAAGAATTTAATTCATAAAGAAATAGAAATAAAATTGTCTGATACTGAAAAACCAAAATTATACGTTTGGTTTGCTGAAATTGAAGTAATAAAATAA
- a CDS encoding nucleotidyltransferase — MENRIAQTLARHRHLLEKYHVRKIGLFGSYARGDESEGSDIDLLVEFDEGAFGANYAGYFDAMSSLSEQLESILGAKIDLVTQDMLSPHIAPEILGEVRFIEGV; from the coding sequence ATGGAAAACAGGATCGCCCAAACACTAGCGCGCCACAGGCACCTTCTTGAAAAGTATCATGTCAGGAAGATTGGGCTGTTTGGTTCATATGCACGTGGAGACGAGAGCGAGGGAAGCGACATCGATCTCCTGGTTGAATTCGACGAAGGCGCTTTCGGCGCGAACTACGCGGGGTATTTTGACGCGATGAGCTCTCTTTCCGAGCAACTGGAGAGTATTCTTGGCGCAAAAATCGATCTGGTCACACAGGACATGCTGAGTCCGCACATCGCACCGGAGATCCTTGGCGAGGTACGGTTTATTGAAGGGGTATAA
- a CDS encoding (Fe-S)-binding protein, translating into MTALDTRLKEYTARCRECGECLVRCRYLSLPRDEAVAAMRALNAGEHSAAHERCVSCYACNAFCPHDAHPYERIISRWNARYEKQGLPVRAKSMMPTLRPNFRRDVRYTAQERALHESWASPEPPADTVLYPGCNLLTMPGLATGALFDRLPVWGGWDQCCGEMYFRMGLFGPAQTIAGRLTAFYKSSKLKEMVFLCPACWNMFTNVLPGHFGAKFGFRTTHFVDYFTRALDRGEFTLKKKLSGSVVVHDSCHARVIGGDFMERQRALLARLGLTVRETPLHGADGLCCGMAAGATRFSGADMLKQSLRQLRALDKAPGSDIALYCTGCLLTMNIARLMKPYGKKIFHTIELVRSALGEDPIRHHVRRAAAVTGIIARNALPVYLSPRRFFIHEREIR; encoded by the coding sequence ATGACCGCACTCGATACACGCCTGAAAGAATACACCGCGCGCTGCAGGGAATGCGGCGAGTGCCTGGTGCGGTGCCGCTACCTGTCGCTTCCGCGCGACGAGGCGGTGGCGGCGATGCGCGCCCTGAACGCGGGGGAGCACTCGGCCGCGCACGAGCGCTGCGTGAGCTGTTACGCCTGCAACGCCTTCTGCCCGCACGACGCGCATCCGTACGAGCGGATCATAAGCCGGTGGAACGCGCGTTATGAGAAACAGGGACTCCCGGTCCGCGCGAAGAGCATGATGCCCACACTGCGCCCGAACTTCAGGCGGGACGTGCGCTACACCGCGCAGGAGCGCGCGCTCCACGAATCCTGGGCATCGCCCGAACCGCCCGCCGATACCGTGCTCTATCCCGGCTGCAACCTCCTGACCATGCCGGGGCTCGCGACCGGCGCGCTGTTCGACAGGCTCCCGGTGTGGGGAGGATGGGACCAGTGCTGCGGCGAGATGTATTTCCGCATGGGGCTCTTTGGCCCCGCGCAGACGATCGCCGGCAGGCTCACGGCGTTTTACAAGAGCAGTAAATTAAAGGAGATGGTGTTCCTTTGCCCCGCGTGCTGGAACATGTTTACGAACGTGCTCCCGGGACATTTTGGCGCGAAGTTCGGATTTCGCACAACGCACTTCGTCGACTACTTCACGCGCGCGCTCGACCGCGGGGAGTTCACGCTTAAGAAAAAGCTTTCGGGGAGCGTCGTCGTGCACGACTCGTGCCACGCGCGGGTTATCGGCGGGGATTTCATGGAGCGTCAGCGCGCCCTGCTCGCGAGGCTGGGGCTCACGGTGCGCGAAACCCCGCTGCACGGCGCCGACGGCCTCTGCTGCGGGATGGCGGCCGGGGCGACGCGCTTCAGCGGCGCGGACATGCTGAAACAGAGCCTTCGCCAGTTACGCGCCCTCGACAAGGCCCCGGGGTCCGATATCGCCCTGTATTGCACGGGCTGCCTGCTTACGATGAATATCGCGCGCCTCATGAAGCCGTATGGAAAGAAAATATTCCACACGATAGAGCTGGTTCGCAGCGCGCTCGGCGAGGATCCGATACGCCATCACGTACGCCGCGCCGCCGCGGTGACGGGAATCATCGCGAGGAACGCGCTCCCGGTGTACCTGAGCCCGCGGCGCTTTTTCATCCACGAGCGCGAGATCCGTTAA